One Actinospica robiniae DSM 44927 genomic region harbors:
- a CDS encoding IS3 family transposase (programmed frameshift): MGRPSNYSPEFRADAVALVLDSAPPRTIADVAMELGVNRETLRSWVRRAQTEKASAQAGGLSAAEREELKALRRRVKTLEEEKEILRKATQFFQGDESLSCRYRFVSEHSRPDLPAGQRHAVTRLCRAVNVRRNSYYTWMAAAPARARRAAEERALAGRIRRIHEASRCTYGAKRVALDLAAWHERDGVGPVNHKKVARVMREHGIEGRHQRRRRNLTKQDPAAAPAPDLLGRDFTASAPNLKWCGDITYIPVGESAFVYLATVIDLFSGRLIGWSIADHHRAELVRDALAAAVAARGGSEAVRGVAFHSDRGSEYTSRLVADYCAGQGIRRSMGRVGSCFDNAAAESFFAAYKRETVTTLETGRFADEAEARRETFRWIALYNHRRRHRRAGLLSPADYELRCNSTSVNDSATLILEAA, from the exons ATGGGACGTCCGTCCAACTACTCCCCGGAGTTTCGCGCTGACGCGGTGGCGCTGGTGCTCGATTCGGCCCCGCCACGCACGATCGCCGACGTGGCGATGGAGCTGGGCGTGAACCGGGAGACGCTGCGCTCCTGGGTGCGCAGGGCGCAGACCGAGAAGGCCTCGGCCCAGGCCGGCGGGCTTAGCGCCGCCGAGCGCGAGGAGCTCAAGGCGCTGCGCCGACGGGTCAAGACGCTTGAGGAGGAGAAGGAGATCCTGCGCAAGGCCACCCAGTTTTTT CAAGGAGATGAATCGCTGAGCTGCCGCTACAGATTCGTCTCCGAGCACTCCCGGCCGGATCTTCCGGCCGGTCAGCGGCACGCGGTCACCCGCCTGTGCCGGGCGGTGAACGTCAGACGCAATAGCTACTACACCTGGATGGCCGCAGCACCGGCCCGCGCGCGGCGGGCAGCGGAGGAGCGGGCGCTCGCCGGCCGGATCCGCCGGATCCACGAGGCCTCGCGCTGCACCTACGGCGCCAAGCGCGTCGCGCTCGACCTCGCCGCCTGGCACGAGCGCGACGGCGTCGGCCCGGTCAACCACAAGAAGGTCGCCCGAGTGATGCGCGAGCACGGCATCGAGGGCCGCCACCAGCGCCGACGCCGGAACCTCACAAAGCAGGACCCTGCCGCAGCACCTGCACCCGACCTGCTCGGACGCGACTTCACCGCGAGCGCGCCGAACCTGAAATGGTGCGGGGACATCACCTATATCCCGGTCGGTGAATCAGCGTTCGTCTATCTCGCCACAGTGATCGACTTGTTCTCCGGCCGCCTGATCGGCTGGTCGATCGCGGATCACCACCGCGCGGAACTGGTGCGCGACGCTCTCGCTGCCGCCGTCGCCGCCCGCGGCGGGTCCGAGGCCGTACGCGGCGTGGCCTTCCACTCCGACAGGGGCAGCGAGTACACCTCGCGCCTGGTCGCCGACTACTGCGCGGGCCAGGGCATACGCAGGAGCATGGGCCGGGTGGGTTCGTGTTTTGACAACGCCGCTGCGGAGTCGTTCTTCGCGGCCTACAAGAGAGAGACCGTCACAACCCTCGAGACCGGACGGTTCGCCGACGAGGCCGAAGCCCGCCGCGAGACGTTCCGCTGGATCGCGCTCTACAACCACAGGCGCCGCCACCGCCGTGCCGGGCTGCTCTCGCCAGCCGACTACGAACTCCGGTGCAACTCCACCAGCGTCAATGATAGTGCTACACTGATACTCGAAGCCGCATGA
- a CDS encoding helix-turn-helix domain-containing protein — translation MPTGRRTALARRRRALGMSQERLAIRLGVDVKSVARWEHGASEPQPWNRPALARASVDSRGPRRSPRSPS, via the coding sequence ATGCCCACTGGTCGGCGAACGGCATTGGCTCGTCGTCGACGCGCACTCGGGATGTCCCAGGAGCGGCTCGCGATACGGCTCGGCGTTGATGTGAAGAGCGTCGCACGCTGGGAGCACGGCGCGTCGGAACCCCAGCCGTGGAACCGTCCCGCTTTGGCGCGCGCTTCAGTTGACTCTCGAGGACCTCGCCGATCTCCTCGCTCGCCGTCCTGA
- a CDS encoding haloacid dehalogenase-like hydrolase, which translates to MSRLEQLQSLGRALPGARAALAALAARPEVVQGLLTGNLREVARLKLAAFGLDQFIAWEFSAFAEDGSERLELLDAARSRALVNADLSIATERPMLIGDTNNDVSTARGGHVSIIAVASGQFTVSELRDAGPARFSPAWTVGRPLRRGHLDDWILMDPHGRGARDGTSVQLLPGVSR; encoded by the coding sequence ATGTCCCGGCTCGAGCAGCTCCAATCTCTAGGCCGCGCGCTACCCGGCGCACGAGCAGCACTCGCAGCGCTGGCCGCACGACCCGAAGTCGTACAAGGCTTGCTGACCGGCAACCTCCGGGAGGTGGCGCGCTTGAAGCTCGCTGCCTTCGGTTTGGACCAGTTCATCGCCTGGGAGTTCAGCGCATTCGCGGAAGATGGCTCCGAGCGGCTGGAGCTCCTCGACGCAGCGCGATCGCGGGCGCTGGTGAACGCCGACCTCTCCATTGCGACGGAGCGGCCGATGCTCATCGGCGACACCAACAACGACGTCAGCACGGCCCGCGGCGGTCACGTCTCGATCATCGCCGTCGCAAGCGGGCAATTCACAGTCTCGGAACTCCGCGATGCGGGGCCAGCACGGTTCTCGCCAGCTTGGACGGTGGGGCGACCCCTTCGACGTGGACACCTTGATGATTGGATCCTGATGGATCCGCATGGAAGAGGTGCACGTGATGGGACGTCCGTCCAACTACTCCCCGGAGTTTCGCGCTGA
- a CDS encoding helix-turn-helix transcriptional regulator codes for MVGERRVRLARRRRAIGMSQQDLADRLHVDVRSVGRWEAGGGDPQPWLRNSLALALDISVDELEALLRAGQPESASVPLTGHAIATAHTRQNERHAVVSTTAADELMSLRRSLASSVTDGALSGSLLFGLEETVRQYGLAARDQPASLLLADLTAELSEVQELLTRPRPLSTAAILTKIAARMAGLICLTLIKLDRRSEFRSWARVASSAAHEAGDPETISWVLAQEAYGHYYGGDLSEALAVAASAQQAAHAAPRVGSVLSAALEARLLAARGDKSRCERALGRAEDVLAHLPPEYINDSAFGYDEGQLRFHEGNAYTHLGDTAKAWLAQDAALELCAPADFMDRAFARLDRASCLISDGDAGSGLAYAIETMSNLSNQQRAGIISLRGRQLLRAIPEPRRHALPAAAELRDRLMTPDASEVPEP; via the coding sequence ATGGTCGGGGAACGAAGGGTCAGACTTGCTCGTCGACGACGGGCGATCGGCATGTCGCAGCAGGACCTGGCTGATCGCCTCCATGTTGACGTCCGGTCTGTCGGCCGCTGGGAAGCCGGCGGAGGCGATCCTCAACCGTGGCTGCGCAATAGCCTTGCACTTGCGCTGGACATCTCCGTCGACGAACTTGAAGCCCTCCTGCGGGCCGGTCAGCCTGAGTCTGCATCAGTTCCTCTCACCGGCCACGCAATCGCCACTGCCCATACCCGGCAGAATGAACGGCACGCGGTCGTCTCGACCACCGCCGCTGATGAATTGATGAGTCTTCGCCGATCTCTCGCCAGCTCGGTAACCGATGGAGCGCTGTCGGGGTCGCTGCTCTTCGGCCTCGAAGAGACAGTTCGACAGTACGGCCTGGCCGCCCGTGATCAGCCCGCAAGTCTGCTGCTTGCAGACCTCACGGCGGAGCTCAGCGAGGTTCAAGAACTCCTCACGCGCCCGCGCCCGCTCTCAACCGCCGCCATCTTGACCAAGATCGCGGCCCGAATGGCCGGATTGATCTGTCTCACGCTCATAAAACTTGATAGACGCAGCGAATTCCGCAGTTGGGCCCGTGTCGCGAGTAGCGCTGCCCACGAGGCGGGCGACCCGGAGACCATCTCGTGGGTTTTGGCCCAGGAAGCGTACGGGCACTACTACGGCGGTGATCTTAGTGAGGCGCTGGCCGTGGCTGCCAGTGCCCAGCAGGCGGCCCACGCTGCGCCCCGGGTCGGCTCGGTGCTCTCCGCCGCCCTTGAAGCGCGCCTTCTCGCCGCTCGAGGCGACAAGAGCCGGTGCGAGCGCGCGCTCGGCCGAGCAGAAGATGTTCTAGCACACCTGCCGCCGGAGTACATCAATGACTCCGCGTTCGGCTACGACGAGGGCCAGCTCCGTTTCCACGAGGGCAACGCCTACACGCACCTCGGCGACACAGCCAAGGCGTGGCTCGCCCAAGACGCAGCCCTTGAGCTCTGCGCTCCGGCGGACTTCATGGACCGTGCCTTCGCAAGGCTTGATCGCGCCTCTTGCCTCATCAGCGACGGTGACGCCGGCTCAGGCCTCGCGTACGCTATCGAAACCATGAGCAACTTGAGCAACCAGCAGCGAGCGGGCATCATCAGCCTACGCGGCCGGCAGCTACTGCGAGCAATCCCCGAACCTCGCCGTCACGCTCTACCCGCTGCTGCTGAGCTGCGAGACCGCTTGATGACTCCCGATGCGAGCGAGGTACCCGAACCGTGA
- a CDS encoding PPC domain-containing DNA-binding protein: protein MKAAELTLGRAFGVTFDHGEDFFESLTSFCAENHVRQGFVPSFIAGLAEARVVGTCDKLESPDAPVWSAVHLSNVEAFGGGTFTHLDDGSISPHIHVTVGEKARSATATTSHLLSARIQFLTEMLVFEVLSPVMTRERNPDLYDVPLLGFGRGAAAR from the coding sequence GTGAAGGCCGCCGAACTCACCCTCGGACGCGCCTTCGGCGTGACCTTCGACCATGGCGAGGACTTCTTCGAAAGCCTCACATCGTTCTGCGCCGAGAACCATGTTCGTCAAGGGTTCGTGCCGAGCTTCATCGCGGGACTTGCCGAAGCCCGCGTCGTCGGCACCTGCGACAAACTCGAGAGTCCTGACGCGCCGGTGTGGAGCGCCGTGCACCTGAGCAACGTCGAGGCGTTCGGTGGTGGCACCTTCACGCACCTGGACGATGGCTCAATCTCTCCGCACATCCACGTCACCGTCGGTGAAAAAGCCCGCTCGGCCACCGCCACAACGAGTCACCTGCTATCCGCGAGGATCCAGTTCCTCACTGAGATGCTGGTGTTCGAGGTGCTCTCACCTGTGATGACGCGCGAGCGAAACCCGGATCTTTACGATGTGCCCCTGCTTGGCTTCGGGCGCGGCGCTGCCGCGCGCTGA
- a CDS encoding IS3 family transposase (programmed frameshift), producing the protein MAGRTRRYYSPEFKEQAVLEVLRPRPNSQVAAELGVDDGTLRKWVHTYRKTHPRGPVPAAASDTGDLSAEERARLRALERENQELRAKIEFLGKSHGLLRPRVSVSERYELIDGERAGYEVAMMCDALEVSRSGYYDWRSRPASATAERREELKGEITRVFAASRETYGYRRVHAQLRREGIEAGPELVRALMRELELEPCQPRPRPVTTVRDEYASATPDLVNQVFDDVVPGRTLVGDITYIRTWEGFCYLATVLDCCTKMVLGYAVADHMRAGLVIDAIRMAERNHDLHPGGIFHADRGSQYTSMEFRDELRRLGIRASAGRTGVCWDNAMAESFNGVIKNELIYRTTYATHAIAKRDIARYVELFYNRQRLHSTLGYRTPFEVYSEHVSKMALAA; encoded by the exons GTGGCAGGCAGGACGCGTAGGTACTACTCGCCGGAGTTCAAGGAGCAGGCGGTTCTCGAGGTGCTCAGGCCTCGCCCGAACAGCCAGGTTGCCGCGGAGCTCGGGGTGGACGACGGGACGCTGCGCAAGTGGGTGCACACCTACCGCAAGACCCATCCGCGCGGGCCGGTTCCCGCCGCGGCGTCGGACACGGGTGATCTGAGCGCGGAGGAGCGCGCGCGGCTGCGGGCGCTGGAGAGGGAGAACCAGGAGCTGCGGGCGAAGATCGAGTTCTTGG GGAAAAGCCACGGCCTTCTTCGCCCAAGAGTATCGGTGAGCGAGCGCTACGAGCTCATCGACGGGGAGAGGGCGGGCTACGAGGTCGCGATGATGTGCGACGCGCTGGAGGTCTCGCGCTCGGGCTACTACGACTGGCGCTCGCGCCCGGCCTCGGCCACGGCCGAGCGGCGCGAGGAGCTCAAGGGCGAGATCACTCGGGTGTTCGCCGCCTCGCGGGAGACCTACGGCTACCGGCGGGTGCACGCGCAGCTGCGTCGGGAGGGGATCGAGGCCGGCCCGGAGCTGGTGCGCGCGCTGATGCGGGAACTGGAGCTCGAGCCGTGTCAGCCGCGGCCCCGGCCGGTCACCACGGTCCGCGACGAGTACGCGTCGGCGACCCCTGATCTGGTCAACCAGGTGTTCGACGACGTCGTCCCCGGCCGTACCCTGGTCGGTGACATCACCTATATCCGCACGTGGGAGGGATTCTGCTATCTGGCGACCGTGCTGGACTGCTGTACGAAGATGGTACTGGGGTACGCGGTGGCCGACCATATGCGCGCGGGGCTGGTGATCGACGCGATCCGGATGGCCGAGCGCAACCACGACCTGCATCCCGGTGGGATCTTCCACGCCGACAGGGGTAGTCAGTACACGAGCATGGAGTTTCGCGACGAGCTTCGGAGGCTCGGCATCCGCGCGTCGGCCGGGCGGACCGGGGTGTGCTGGGACAACGCGATGGCCGAGTCGTTCAACGGCGTCATCAAAAATGAGCTGATATACAGGACGACCTACGCGACGCACGCCATCGCGAAGCGCGACATTGCCCGGTACGTGGAGCTGTTCTACAATCGTCAACGCCTTCATTCGACGCTCGGGTACCGCACCCCCTTCGAGGTCTACTCGGAGCACGTCTCGAAGATGGCTCTCGCCGCGTAA
- a CDS encoding HAD family hydrolase gives MSASVRAVIFDVGETLLDDSTFWGSWADWLGVPRHTLAVLVGVVTTQGRDNAEALRLIKPGFDLVAERAARERAGHGESITDADLYPDARPTLGALRDAGFWVGIAGNQTERAGLLLRALELPVDAIATSDEWNVAKPDSRFFERLCTWSGHRADQIVYVGDHRDNDIIAAHSAGLHTAHIRRGPWGYQNADDPKLRATATWRINELTELPALLISSDTG, from the coding sequence GTGAGCGCGAGCGTGCGTGCAGTGATCTTCGATGTAGGTGAGACACTCTTGGACGACAGCACCTTTTGGGGCTCGTGGGCGGACTGGCTGGGCGTCCCGCGCCACACCCTCGCCGTCCTCGTGGGAGTCGTCACTACACAGGGTCGGGACAACGCCGAAGCACTCAGACTCATCAAACCGGGCTTCGACCTCGTCGCCGAACGCGCTGCGCGCGAACGAGCCGGACACGGCGAGTCGATCACCGACGCCGACCTCTACCCGGACGCACGCCCCACCCTCGGGGCCCTGCGTGACGCCGGCTTCTGGGTCGGTATCGCCGGCAACCAGACCGAACGAGCAGGCCTACTCTTGCGTGCCCTCGAACTGCCTGTCGACGCCATCGCCACATCCGACGAGTGGAATGTGGCCAAACCAGACTCGCGCTTCTTCGAGCGCCTATGCACCTGGTCGGGCCACCGTGCCGACCAGATCGTCTACGTCGGCGACCACCGTGACAACGACATCATCGCGGCCCACAGCGCAGGTTTACACACCGCCCATATTCGTCGAGGGCCCTGGGGTTACCAGAACGCTGACGATCCGAAATTGCGGGCGACGGCCACCTGGCGCATCAACGAGCTAACCGAATTGCCTGCGCTCCTCATCTCGTCCGATACTGGCTGA
- a CDS encoding GNAT family N-acetyltransferase — MDELEQFYGGTPDDLLEARLAQIEEALFGERPAAEALLAWDGDKLVGFASYSFHWPAEGFTTSLYLKELYVAQSSRRTGVGKRLMTALGEIARARRCSRFEWGTDTGNETAQRFYASLGATPNDGKVAYRVTL, encoded by the coding sequence ATGGACGAACTGGAGCAGTTCTATGGCGGCACCCCCGACGATCTCCTGGAAGCCAGGTTGGCACAGATCGAGGAAGCACTGTTTGGCGAGCGGCCAGCAGCCGAGGCCTTGCTCGCGTGGGACGGTGACAAGCTCGTCGGATTCGCTTCGTACTCGTTCCACTGGCCTGCAGAAGGCTTCACGACTTCGCTCTACCTCAAGGAGCTGTACGTCGCTCAGTCCTCACGCAGGACCGGAGTCGGCAAGCGACTGATGACAGCGCTGGGCGAGATCGCCCGGGCTCGACGATGCAGCCGCTTCGAATGGGGAACCGATACCGGTAATGAGACGGCGCAGCGCTTCTACGCTTCGCTCGGGGCGACGCCGAACGACGGAAAGGTGGCCTACCGGGTGACCCTCTAA
- a CDS encoding NUDIX domain-containing protein, which yields MGNDEEDGSVWKVYGSRTIYDNQWIKVDLVDLEQPDGHRFEHHVVRLRAAAIAVMLDEQDRVLMLWRHRFVADRWGYELPGGLVDDGEEPIETITREIEEETGYRATSIKPLLSFEPMVGMLDSPHHLFVARDLEQVGEPTDVTESARLQWIPLTSLPDLIAKGEIWNSGTLIAVMQILLSRHEG from the coding sequence GTGGGCAACGACGAGGAAGACGGTTCGGTCTGGAAGGTTTACGGGTCTAGGACTATCTACGACAACCAGTGGATAAAGGTAGACCTAGTCGATCTGGAGCAGCCCGACGGCCACCGTTTCGAGCACCACGTGGTACGCCTACGAGCTGCGGCGATCGCGGTCATGCTCGACGAGCAGGATCGCGTGCTGATGCTCTGGCGCCACCGCTTCGTCGCCGACCGCTGGGGCTACGAGCTACCCGGTGGTTTGGTCGATGACGGGGAAGAACCAATCGAGACCATCACTCGGGAGATCGAGGAAGAGACCGGGTACCGCGCCACGAGCATCAAACCGCTCCTGAGCTTCGAGCCGATGGTCGGCATGCTCGATAGCCCCCATCACCTCTTCGTGGCACGCGACCTCGAGCAGGTCGGTGAACCCACGGACGTCACTGAGTCGGCACGGCTGCAGTGGATTCCGCTTACCTCACTCCCTGACCTGATCGCCAAGGGCGAGATCTGGAACAGCGGAACTTTGATCGCAGTGATGCAGATCCTGCTATCACGCCACGAGGGCTGA
- a CDS encoding IS110 family transposase produces the protein MNVYCGIDWAEGHHDIALVDQDGAVLAALRIDDDAAGYRRLLDLLADHGDSAEAPIPVALETSHGLLVAALRTGHREVFAINPLAAARYRERHAVSRKKSDPGDALVLANILRTDRHAHRPLPADSELAKAIAVLARAQQDAVWSRQQISNQVRSLLREYYPVALQAFLVRQGGLTRPETRAVLAIAPTPGHAARLSVAQVRAALKRAGRVRSIDAEAERIKAALRTDQARHPALVEAAMGTQLLALLGQLDAACKAADDLAAAVEAHFPQHPDAEILLSFPGLGVQLGARVLAEVGDDRSRFADARALKAYAGSAPITRASGKKRYVGRRFVKNNRLNAAGYLWAFAALNASPGANAHYRHRRDTGDWHAQAQRHLFNRLLGQLYYCLHTRQHFDEHAAFAPPPATLTLAA, from the coding sequence GTGAATGTGTACTGCGGAATCGACTGGGCCGAGGGGCACCACGACATCGCTCTGGTCGACCAGGACGGCGCCGTGCTCGCCGCGCTGCGCATCGATGACGACGCGGCCGGATACCGGCGGCTGCTGGACCTTCTGGCCGACCACGGCGACAGCGCCGAGGCACCGATACCCGTCGCGCTCGAGACCTCCCACGGTCTGCTGGTCGCCGCGCTGCGCACCGGGCACCGCGAGGTATTCGCGATCAATCCGCTCGCCGCGGCCCGCTACCGGGAGCGACACGCGGTTTCCCGCAAGAAGTCCGATCCGGGCGATGCACTCGTTCTGGCCAACATCCTGCGCACCGACCGCCATGCGCATCGGCCGCTGCCAGCCGACTCGGAGCTGGCCAAGGCAATCGCCGTGCTGGCGCGGGCGCAGCAGGACGCCGTCTGGAGCCGCCAGCAGATCAGCAACCAGGTCCGCTCGCTGCTGCGCGAGTACTACCCGGTCGCGTTGCAGGCCTTCCTGGTCAGGCAGGGCGGGCTAACCCGCCCGGAGACGCGGGCCGTGTTGGCGATCGCCCCGACGCCAGGACACGCCGCCCGACTCTCCGTGGCCCAAGTCCGCGCGGCGCTCAAGCGCGCAGGTCGCGTCCGCAGCATCGATGCCGAGGCCGAACGCATCAAGGCAGCGCTGCGCACCGACCAGGCCCGCCACCCTGCACTCGTCGAGGCAGCGATGGGCACCCAACTCCTGGCCCTGCTCGGCCAGCTCGATGCCGCCTGCAAGGCCGCTGACGACCTGGCCGCCGCCGTCGAAGCTCACTTTCCCCAGCATCCCGATGCCGAGATCCTCCTGAGCTTCCCGGGCCTGGGCGTGCAGCTCGGCGCACGAGTCCTGGCCGAGGTCGGCGACGACCGCAGCCGATTCGCCGACGCCCGCGCCCTCAAGGCGTATGCGGGTTCCGCGCCGATCACCCGCGCCTCCGGCAAAAAACGCTACGTCGGACGCCGATTCGTCAAGAACAACCGCCTCAACGCGGCCGGCTACCTATGGGCCTTCGCCGCACTCAACGCCTCACCTGGAGCCAACGCCCACTACCGGCACCGCCGCGACACAGGCGACTGGCACGCCCAGGCCCAGAGACACCTGTTCAACCGATTGCTCGGACAGCTCTATTACTGCCTACACACCCGACAGCACTTCGACGAGCACGCGGCCTTCGCCCCACCGCCAGCCACCCTCACCCTGGCCGCTTGA
- a CDS encoding NAD-dependent epimerase/dehydratase family protein, whose amino-acid sequence MRILVTGAFGFIGTAVVHRFAQNGHDVTALTSRPIGQVPSDIPVAEVVHGSLLNEESLSRALRGADGVVHLGALTRVRESFEREREYHAVNVSGTASLVRAAQAENSASTRPLRFVFASTGSVYDTAAPQPFTESSAAKPTNPYAQSKMQAEEVLRTAASESSRSSVTILRLFNVAGAAHGRGDGDLSRIIPKALAVAAGHEQQLQVNGDGSALRDFVHVSDVASALTRALLFGRLGEARTYNVGATSASVADIIKVCGEVSGRAIPAEHLPPKPEPQVLLADCSAIRSDLDWTPKHSDLSRIVSDAWAAVKSAGRRSSSVDGSPAQSA is encoded by the coding sequence ATGCGCATTCTGGTCACCGGAGCATTCGGGTTCATCGGCACCGCAGTTGTTCACCGCTTTGCGCAAAACGGTCACGACGTCACGGCCCTTACCAGCCGGCCAATCGGCCAAGTGCCCTCGGATATTCCTGTCGCCGAAGTGGTTCACGGTTCCCTGCTGAATGAGGAGTCGTTGAGCCGCGCGCTTCGCGGAGCCGATGGCGTGGTACACCTCGGCGCTCTGACAAGGGTCCGCGAGTCCTTTGAGCGCGAACGCGAGTACCACGCCGTCAACGTCTCGGGAACCGCATCGCTGGTTCGCGCCGCCCAAGCCGAGAACAGCGCATCAACTCGACCTTTGCGGTTCGTGTTCGCCTCAACCGGAAGTGTCTACGACACCGCGGCACCGCAGCCGTTCACCGAATCAAGCGCCGCCAAGCCGACGAACCCGTACGCGCAGTCGAAGATGCAGGCCGAAGAGGTCCTCCGTACAGCTGCTTCGGAGAGCTCGCGTTCGTCAGTGACGATCCTGCGGCTATTCAACGTCGCTGGCGCAGCCCACGGCCGCGGCGACGGCGACCTTTCCAGGATCATCCCGAAAGCGCTCGCGGTCGCAGCCGGTCACGAACAACAGCTGCAGGTCAACGGGGATGGTTCGGCACTGCGCGACTTTGTGCACGTGTCCGATGTAGCAAGCGCGCTCACCAGGGCACTGTTGTTCGGGCGCCTCGGGGAGGCCCGGACCTACAACGTCGGCGCAACCTCCGCCTCGGTCGCAGACATCATCAAGGTCTGCGGCGAAGTCAGCGGCCGTGCCATCCCCGCGGAACATCTGCCTCCCAAGCCGGAGCCGCAAGTCCTGCTGGCCGATTGCTCTGCCATTCGTAGCGACCTCGATTGGACTCCGAAGCACTCCGATCTCAGTAGGATCGTCTCAGATGCATGGGCTGCAGTGAAGTCCGCTGGCCGACGCTCCTCTTCGGTCGATGGCTCGCCCGCGCAAAGCGCTTGA
- the tnpC gene encoding IS66 family transposase yields MTASEQPSYEELLAENAALRSAVAELSGVVEVLRSQVEALKAQLSANSRNSSKPPSSDGLAKPSPKSLRGRSGRKPGRPKGGPGLTLDLVAEPDRVIRHRPGSCAGCGSALRDAAPVALERRQVFDVPAAAVTVTEHRVVSCRCACGTVTAGAAPAYASKTVQYGPRITGIAVYLLHGQFLSRARTAQALSDLFGLTLVPSTIGAMVKRVVRPLGPVLERVRTAIAGAPLAFFDETGMRVAGACHWLHSASTTRFSLLTVHRRRGREGSDAAGVLPSFIGIAVHDAWAPYDTYTGATHALCNAHLLRELLAVTETGRDADKAWATAAIETLLALKAALERAVHDAGGGPVEVDTAGFHTARLTQIAAHGIESTAQRETTLVRKHHALAVRLHARIEDYVRYARHPEFGMFFDNNPAEREIRMPKNRIKISGSMRTLTGAREFAAIRSYTATAAKHGLGVLDVLIQAAESQPWTPQTT; encoded by the coding sequence GTGACCGCGTCGGAGCAGCCTTCGTATGAGGAGTTGCTGGCCGAGAACGCAGCGTTGAGGTCCGCGGTGGCCGAGTTGTCGGGCGTGGTCGAGGTGCTGCGCAGCCAGGTCGAGGCGCTCAAAGCGCAGTTGTCGGCGAACTCGCGCAACTCCTCGAAGCCGCCGTCCTCGGACGGGTTGGCCAAGCCGTCGCCCAAGTCGCTGCGCGGGCGCTCCGGGCGCAAGCCCGGGAGGCCGAAGGGCGGCCCGGGGCTCACCCTCGATCTGGTGGCCGAGCCGGACCGGGTCATACGCCACCGCCCGGGCTCGTGCGCGGGCTGCGGGAGTGCGCTACGCGATGCCGCGCCGGTCGCGCTCGAACGTCGGCAGGTCTTCGACGTTCCCGCAGCGGCGGTCACGGTGACCGAGCACCGAGTGGTCTCGTGCCGGTGCGCCTGCGGGACGGTCACGGCCGGCGCGGCTCCCGCGTACGCGTCGAAGACCGTGCAGTACGGGCCACGGATCACCGGGATCGCCGTGTACCTCCTGCACGGACAGTTCCTCTCGAGGGCCCGCACCGCCCAAGCCCTCTCGGACCTGTTCGGCCTGACCCTGGTGCCCTCGACCATCGGCGCGATGGTCAAACGTGTCGTGCGGCCGCTCGGCCCGGTGCTCGAACGGGTCCGCACGGCGATCGCGGGTGCGCCGTTGGCGTTCTTCGACGAGACCGGGATGCGGGTTGCCGGCGCGTGCCACTGGCTGCACTCGGCGTCCACCACCCGATTCAGCCTGCTCACGGTGCACCGTCGGCGCGGGCGTGAGGGCAGCGACGCGGCAGGGGTGCTGCCGAGTTTCATCGGGATCGCGGTGCACGACGCCTGGGCGCCGTACGACACCTACACCGGCGCCACCCACGCACTGTGCAACGCCCACCTGCTGCGGGAACTGCTCGCGGTCACCGAAACCGGACGCGATGCGGACAAGGCGTGGGCCACCGCGGCGATCGAGACGCTCCTCGCGCTCAAAGCAGCACTCGAACGCGCCGTGCACGACGCCGGCGGCGGTCCGGTCGAGGTCGACACCGCCGGGTTCCACACCGCCCGGCTCACGCAGATCGCCGCACACGGGATCGAGAGCACCGCGCAACGCGAGACCACGCTGGTCCGCAAGCACCACGCCCTGGCCGTGCGCCTGCATGCCCGGATCGAAGACTACGTGCGCTACGCGCGTCACCCAGAGTTCGGGATGTTCTTCGACAACAATCCGGCCGAGCGCGAGATCCGGATGCCGAAGAACCGCATCAAGATCTCCGGGAGCATGCGGACCCTGACCGGAGCACGCGAGTTCGCCGCGATCCGCTCCTACACCGCCACCGCCGCCAAACACGGCCTCGGTGTTCTCGACGTGCTGATCCAGGCCGCCGAAAGCCAACCCTGGACCCCACAGACGACCTGA